From Brochothrix thermosphacta DSM 20171 = FSL F6-1036, a single genomic window includes:
- a CDS encoding cold-shock protein — translation MANGKVKWFNAEKGFGFIEREDGDDVFVHFSAIQSDGFKSLDEGQAVSFDVEDGQRGPQAANVVKD, via the coding sequence ATGGCAAACGGTAAAGTAAAATGGTTTAACGCAGAAAAAGGTTTCGGTTTTATCGAACGCGAAGATGGCGATGATGTATTCGTACATTTCTCAGCGATCCAATCTGATGGTTTCAAATCATTAGACGAAGGTCAAGCAGTATCTTTCGACGTTGAAGATGGTCAACGCGGTCCTCAAGCAGCTAACGTTGTTAAAGACTAA
- a CDS encoding aminopeptidase has translation MKNFNEKLQKYAELAVKVGVNVQPEQKVYLTVNIENIDVAHAITAEAYKAGASEVIVKYVDSTLARMKYDNAPLSIFEQEPTHYANERIELANENACFISIAGQDPDLLNGVDAKKIAAGNKATGKVMQPFLQLAQSDKIAWTVLGAPTKGWAAKVFPDLAPEEQIDALWEAIFKTMRLDNEDHIGAWYAHEKTLTDKAAVLNDLHFESLHYTAPGTDLTVGLPKKHLWVAAGSENAAGTRFTANLPTEEVFSAAEKTAVNGVVSSTKPLSYGGTVIDGFKLTFKDGRITEVTAERGEEVLKHLIDSDEAAKYIGEVALVPHPSPISQSGVLYYTTLFDENAANHFAIGSAYAFNIDGGKDMTTAELEAEGINQGPVHVDFMVGSGEMDIDGVQADGTVVPVFRNGDWAI, from the coding sequence ATGAAAAATTTTAACGAGAAATTACAAAAATATGCTGAATTAGCTGTAAAAGTTGGTGTTAACGTACAACCTGAACAAAAAGTATACTTGACGGTTAACATCGAGAACATCGATGTTGCACATGCGATTACTGCTGAAGCTTATAAAGCTGGCGCTAGTGAAGTCATCGTTAAGTATGTTGATTCAACTCTAGCTCGAATGAAATATGACAATGCGCCACTTTCTATCTTTGAACAAGAGCCGACTCATTATGCTAACGAACGTATTGAACTAGCAAATGAAAATGCTTGTTTTATCTCAATCGCTGGCCAAGACCCTGATTTATTAAATGGTGTTGATGCTAAGAAAATTGCTGCTGGTAATAAAGCAACTGGTAAAGTAATGCAACCTTTCTTACAATTAGCACAATCGGATAAAATTGCTTGGACAGTACTTGGTGCACCTACAAAAGGTTGGGCTGCCAAAGTCTTTCCTGATTTAGCTCCAGAAGAGCAAATTGATGCCCTTTGGGAAGCAATTTTCAAAACAATGCGTTTAGATAACGAGGATCATATCGGTGCATGGTATGCACACGAAAAAACGTTAACTGACAAAGCAGCTGTTTTAAATGACCTTCATTTTGAGTCACTTCACTACACTGCTCCTGGTACAGACTTAACTGTTGGATTGCCTAAAAAACATCTTTGGGTTGCTGCAGGCAGTGAAAATGCTGCGGGTACTCGTTTCACAGCAAACCTTCCAACTGAAGAAGTCTTTTCAGCTGCTGAAAAAACAGCCGTTAATGGTGTTGTAAGCAGTACGAAACCTTTAAGTTATGGCGGTACTGTCATTGACGGTTTCAAACTAACTTTTAAAGATGGCCGTATTACAGAAGTAACAGCTGAACGTGGTGAAGAAGTTTTAAAACACCTCATTGATTCAGATGAAGCTGCTAAATATATTGGTGAAGTCGCATTAGTTCCACATCCTTCACCAATCTCACAATCAGGTGTCCTATACTATACAACATTATTTGATGAAAACGCTGCGAACCACTTTGCAATCGGCAGTGCTTATGCCTTTAACATTGATGGTGGTAAAGATATGACCACTGCAGAACTTGAAGCTGAAGGTATTAACCAAGGCCCTGTGCATGTTGACTTCATGGTTGGATCTGGCGAAATGGATATTGATGGTGTGCAAGCTGATGGGACAGTTGTTCCTGTCTTCCGTAATGGTGACTGGGCAATTTAA
- a CDS encoding ACT domain-containing protein, producing MKAIVTVLGRDGTGIIAGVSTLLAQESINILNVSQTILDGNFTMMMTVDMSNAKNDLETVKVKADKLSEQLKVQIAIQNQAIFDRMHQL from the coding sequence ATGAAAGCAATCGTAACGGTATTAGGAAGAGATGGCACAGGAATTATCGCAGGTGTTAGTACTTTGCTTGCACAGGAGTCAATCAATATCTTAAATGTCTCACAAACAATTTTAGATGGTAACTTCACAATGATGATGACAGTTGATATGTCGAATGCTAAAAATGATTTGGAAACTGTCAAAGTTAAAGCTGATAAACTAAGCGAACAATTAAAAGTGCAAATTGCGATTCAAAATCAAGCGATTTTTGATCGTATGCATCAATTATAA
- a CDS encoding D-alanine--D-alanine ligase, which produces MKQTVVVFYGGKSAEHEVSVVSAFSVIKALDYNQFNIQPMYISYEGNWIKGPELQAPIQNSEQLKFTISETGDVLLGDGEKTQSVGQKINIAEFAALENIIAFPVLHGPNGEDGTIQGLFETLNIPYVGANVIASSTGMDKIVSKEIFKAVDIPQVPFVAVRNVDWQDSKLEMIEAINTLNYPVFVKPANMGSSVGISKVMKESELDAAMTEAFLFDRRIVVEQGVTAREIEVAVLGNERPEVSLAGEIMPKGDSHAFYTYKAKYADTSTELIIPSPLDDGVYDQIVEYAKQAYIALDGTGVSRADFFVTADNSIYLNELNTMPGFTPVSMFPLLWAESGLPYGELLNRMIELAMERYEQKSRLQNKNN; this is translated from the coding sequence ATGAAGCAAACAGTGGTGGTTTTTTATGGAGGGAAGTCTGCTGAACATGAAGTATCAGTGGTTTCAGCTTTTTCAGTTATTAAAGCATTAGATTATAATCAATTTAATATACAACCGATGTACATCAGCTATGAAGGAAATTGGATTAAAGGGCCAGAATTGCAAGCGCCTATCCAAAATTCAGAACAGTTGAAATTTACTATTAGTGAAACAGGTGACGTTTTATTAGGCGATGGCGAAAAAACACAATCTGTAGGACAAAAAATTAATATTGCCGAGTTTGCAGCATTAGAAAACATCATTGCTTTTCCTGTCTTACATGGTCCTAATGGAGAAGATGGAACAATTCAAGGTTTATTCGAAACATTAAATATCCCTTATGTGGGAGCTAACGTTATCGCATCATCAACAGGTATGGATAAAATCGTTTCTAAAGAGATCTTCAAAGCAGTTGATATCCCACAAGTACCTTTTGTTGCGGTCAGAAATGTTGACTGGCAAGACTCTAAATTAGAGATGATTGAAGCGATAAATACGCTGAATTATCCAGTATTTGTTAAACCAGCGAATATGGGATCAAGTGTCGGTATTTCAAAAGTAATGAAAGAATCAGAATTGGATGCTGCTATGACAGAAGCGTTCCTATTTGACCGCCGTATCGTCGTAGAACAGGGCGTTACAGCTCGAGAAATCGAAGTTGCGGTACTTGGGAACGAAAGACCTGAAGTCTCGTTAGCGGGCGAAATAATGCCTAAAGGCGACAGTCATGCTTTTTATACATATAAAGCTAAATATGCGGATACATCAACAGAGCTCATTATTCCTTCGCCGTTAGATGATGGTGTGTATGATCAAATTGTTGAGTATGCTAAGCAAGCTTATATTGCTTTAGACGGTACTGGTGTGTCGCGTGCGGATTTCTTTGTAACGGCAGATAACAGTATCTATTTAAATGAATTAAACACAATGCCAGGCTTTACACCAGTCAGCATGTTCCCGCTCTTGTGGGCAGAATCAGGGTTGCCATATGGTGAGCTGCTCAATCGAATGATCGAATTAGCAATGGAGCGTTATGAGCAGAAATCCCGCTTGCAAAATAAGAATAATTAA
- a CDS encoding flavodoxin, whose product MTTAKIVYASMTGNTEEIADLFGEVLEKHGIEVDIEECVTVSPEDLLDYDICLVGAYTYDFGEVPDEFVDFYEEMSEVDFTGKLCASFGSGDTFYDDYCLLVDFIQTRFKEQGGTIAGEGIKVDLDPGEEDIAAINALVEKIVEQVNA is encoded by the coding sequence ATGACGACTGCTAAAATTGTTTATGCCAGTATGACTGGTAACACAGAAGAAATTGCAGACTTGTTTGGTGAAGTCTTAGAAAAACACGGAATTGAAGTCGATATTGAAGAGTGTGTCACTGTCTCTCCCGAAGATTTACTTGACTACGATATATGTCTTGTAGGCGCTTATACATACGATTTTGGTGAAGTACCAGATGAATTTGTCGATTTTTATGAAGAAATGTCAGAAGTTGATTTTACAGGTAAATTATGTGCTTCTTTTGGTTCAGGTGATACTTTTTATGATGATTATTGCCTACTTGTTGATTTTATTCAAACGCGTTTTAAAGAACAAGGTGGTACAATTGCTGGTGAAGGTATAAAAGTTGATTTAGATCCTGGCGAAGAAGATATTGCTGCAATTAATGCGTTAGTTGAAAAAATTGTTGAACAAGTAAATGCCTAG
- a CDS encoding diacylglycerol/lipid kinase family protein translates to MTSTAMLIVNPSSGKEKGKKYLKLAEDTLLKRFDRVDIRLTEKAGDATTFAKESAMKGYDACIAMGGDGTLNETINGLAEQKHRPTFGLVPLGTVNDLARALKISKKPKQAIKMLATAKETPLDIGRINSHYFMNVVAIGSIPEAVDRVSVKQKTQLGAMAYFIEGAKAYARKEKFNFEVKTTDEVHNVESELIIVSLTNSVGGFEKLAPEAEVNDGLFHVFIVTDSSVIERTKLLPQLFSGQVSQNGGLIAFKSNKVFISSKESILKSNVDGDPDDYLPLELEVLPSHLNVFTPGDA, encoded by the coding sequence ATGACTTCCACTGCGATGCTTATTGTCAATCCTTCTTCAGGAAAAGAAAAAGGAAAGAAATACCTAAAGCTTGCTGAAGATACACTATTAAAACGCTTTGATCGAGTTGACATTCGTTTAACTGAAAAAGCTGGTGATGCTACAACGTTCGCCAAAGAATCTGCCATGAAAGGTTACGATGCCTGTATTGCAATGGGTGGTGATGGGACTCTTAATGAAACCATCAACGGATTAGCAGAGCAAAAACATCGTCCTACATTTGGTCTTGTACCCTTAGGTACTGTTAATGATTTAGCTCGTGCTTTGAAAATTTCAAAAAAACCTAAACAAGCAATTAAAATGCTTGCAACCGCAAAAGAAACGCCTTTAGATATTGGTCGAATTAACAGTCACTATTTTATGAATGTGGTTGCCATCGGCAGTATACCCGAAGCTGTTGATCGCGTAAGTGTTAAACAAAAAACACAATTAGGGGCAATGGCCTACTTTATTGAAGGCGCTAAAGCATATGCTCGTAAAGAAAAATTCAATTTTGAGGTGAAAACAACTGATGAAGTTCACAATGTTGAATCTGAACTCATCATTGTCTCACTTACCAACTCCGTCGGTGGTTTTGAAAAACTTGCGCCTGAAGCTGAGGTAAACGATGGTTTATTCCATGTATTTATCGTCACTGATAGTAGTGTAATTGAACGAACTAAATTGTTACCACAACTATTTAGCGGTCAAGTTAGCCAAAACGGCGGATTAATTGCCTTTAAATCGAATAAAGTTTTTATTTCTTCAAAAGAAAGTATTCTAAAGTCAAATGTTGATGGGGATCCCGATGATTATCTACCATTGGAATTAGAAGTTTTACCTTCACACCTAAATGTATTTACACCAGGTGACGCATAA
- a CDS encoding DNA/RNA non-specific endonuclease produces MAKKKQYRKITKKEYKRLSKMKLSSLLIVIALALVVQLYNYYTNDTKKDTHSSSVSNESRASKYKKTAPPINETDDHLTDNGAPDFSDADLDESQSGYIHYGELDKLGRVTTAEALITKSMYDTGTKAEYNIKPTGFISGKEPYLHSRGHLIGKQLGGSGTDRRNLMTIYQYPVNSPDMTNYENAIRRSILKGDKVRYRVIPLFKDDELMPAYVKMEGQSLTTKGDIKFNVTIKNER; encoded by the coding sequence ATGGCAAAGAAAAAACAGTACAGAAAGATAACGAAAAAAGAGTATAAACGATTAAGTAAAATGAAGCTTTCTTCATTGTTAATCGTCATAGCATTAGCCTTGGTAGTACAGCTATATAATTATTATACGAATGATACAAAAAAGGATACTCACTCATCTAGTGTTTCAAATGAATCACGTGCAAGCAAGTACAAAAAAACTGCGCCGCCTATCAATGAAACAGATGATCATTTAACCGATAATGGTGCACCTGATTTCAGTGATGCCGATTTAGACGAGTCACAATCAGGTTATATTCATTATGGAGAGTTAGATAAGTTAGGTCGAGTAACAACAGCCGAAGCACTAATTACAAAATCAATGTATGATACGGGAACCAAAGCAGAGTATAATATAAAACCAACAGGCTTTATTTCGGGTAAAGAACCGTACTTACATTCCCGTGGTCATTTGATTGGTAAACAATTGGGTGGAAGTGGCACAGATCGTCGCAATTTGATGACTATATATCAATATCCGGTTAATTCACCAGATATGACAAATTATGAGAACGCTATTCGCCGATCAATATTAAAAGGTGATAAGGTTCGTTATAGAGTTATACCGCTTTTTAAAGACGATGAGTTAATGCCTGCTTACGTTAAAATGGAAGGTCAAAGCTTAACAACGAAAGGTGATATTAAGTTTAATGTAACAATAAAAAACGAAAGGTAG
- a CDS encoding MDR family MFS transporter, translating to MRYSEWDVNLKVRLYGEAFVDISFWMIFPFLTLYFSETLGRTTAGILLITSQLITAFTGLLGGFLADKFGRKRMLIVAISGEIMCFVLFAFARSSLINSPLLVLIAFTGVSIAGSFYQPAAQAMIADVVPEKHRAYVFSIFFTMLNIAVVVGPLLGAVLYINYPVQSVIVIIILESILLLALVKLTHETAPSVLGKEPAPKQTIGAVLKEQFASYKVVLRDKLFLMFIIAGILTMQTIMQIDMLFPIYIKEVIPTTVNFLTMTLNAEQVFAITLAINGFIVALTAIAVTKWMSRYKEGLVFVLSCIFYAVGLIIFGSSISVWQFIIAMIVFSIAEVMVVGFQQSFVARIAPIDNRAMYFSASGLRNTIGRVIAPLMVTISVGIGYFPTFVVMAILALISGVIYHFVFKMEQRKLTTE from the coding sequence ATGCGCTATAGCGAATGGGATGTCAACCTAAAAGTAAGACTTTACGGAGAAGCCTTTGTAGACATTTCTTTTTGGATGATATTCCCTTTTTTAACACTCTATTTTTCAGAAACACTTGGACGGACAACCGCTGGAATTTTGCTGATTACATCACAACTAATCACTGCTTTCACTGGATTGCTTGGCGGTTTTTTAGCCGATAAATTTGGTCGAAAACGCATGTTAATTGTTGCAATTAGTGGCGAAATCATGTGCTTTGTTTTATTTGCTTTTGCTCGTAGTTCTCTGATTAATTCACCTTTGCTCGTCTTAATTGCTTTTACTGGTGTAAGTATCGCAGGTTCTTTTTATCAACCTGCGGCACAGGCAATGATTGCTGATGTCGTACCTGAAAAACACCGTGCCTATGTCTTTTCGATTTTCTTCACGATGCTTAATATTGCCGTTGTTGTAGGTCCTCTACTAGGTGCTGTCTTATACATCAATTATCCTGTTCAGTCTGTAATTGTGATCATCATCTTAGAAAGCATCTTATTGCTTGCACTAGTTAAGTTAACACATGAAACAGCGCCTTCAGTCCTTGGTAAAGAACCAGCACCAAAACAAACGATTGGCGCTGTATTGAAGGAACAATTTGCCAGCTATAAAGTTGTGTTACGTGATAAACTTTTCTTGATGTTTATCATCGCTGGTATTTTAACAATGCAAACAATCATGCAAATAGATATGCTCTTCCCGATTTATATTAAGGAAGTGATACCGACTACAGTTAATTTCTTAACAATGACATTAAATGCTGAACAAGTCTTTGCTATCACTTTAGCAATTAACGGTTTCATCGTTGCCTTGACTGCTATTGCTGTGACAAAATGGATGTCTCGCTACAAAGAAGGTCTTGTGTTTGTACTGTCTTGTATTTTTTATGCCGTTGGATTAATCATTTTTGGCTCATCAATCTCGGTTTGGCAATTCATTATTGCTATGATCGTATTCAGTATAGCCGAAGTAATGGTCGTTGGTTTCCAACAAAGTTTTGTTGCACGCATTGCGCCGATTGATAATCGTGCTATGTACTTTAGTGCATCAGGTCTTAGAAATACAATTGGACGTGTTATTGCACCTTTGATGGTAACTATCTCAGTAGGTATTGGTTACTTCCCTACTTTTGTAGTGATGGCTATCCTCGCTTTAATTAGCGGTGTTATCTATCATTTCGTCTTCAAAATGGAACAACGAAAGCTAACAACAGAATAG
- a CDS encoding MIP/aquaporin family protein has product MPYDLTTRIISEIIGTALLIIIGNGAVANVELKGTKGHNSGWIVIAFGYGFAVMMPALIFGGISGNHINPAFTIGLAFNDMFPWSEVLPYIGAQLLGALIGQLIVVAAFKPYYDKTKEAERILATFSTNNNANSKLNGFINEFIGSFSLFFGAVGITRAPFFADNSRTAHLALGFLVCALVLCIGGSTGPALNPARDLMPRILHSVLRLQNKGSSHWNYAWVPVVAPLLAGVVAISLYHFLYL; this is encoded by the coding sequence ATGCCATACGACTTAACAACAAGAATTATTTCAGAAATAATTGGTACTGCTCTTTTAATTATCATCGGTAATGGTGCTGTCGCAAATGTGGAACTTAAAGGAACGAAAGGACATAATTCAGGATGGATTGTCATTGCTTTTGGTTATGGTTTTGCTGTCATGATGCCCGCACTTATTTTTGGTGGTATTAGTGGTAACCATATTAATCCAGCTTTTACAATTGGGCTTGCATTTAATGACATGTTCCCTTGGTCAGAGGTTCTTCCTTATATCGGTGCACAATTACTTGGTGCTTTAATCGGACAATTAATTGTAGTTGCTGCTTTTAAACCTTATTACGATAAAACAAAAGAAGCAGAACGAATTTTAGCAACATTTTCCACGAACAATAATGCAAATAGTAAATTAAATGGTTTTATTAATGAATTTATTGGAAGTTTTAGTCTTTTCTTTGGTGCTGTCGGAATTACCCGAGCTCCTTTCTTCGCAGACAATTCTAGAACAGCCCATTTAGCACTTGGTTTCCTTGTTTGTGCCTTGGTACTTTGTATCGGCGGTTCCACTGGACCAGCACTCAATCCCGCACGGGACTTGATGCCACGTATCTTACATAGCGTACTGCGTTTACAAAATAAAGGGAGTTCTCATTGGAATTATGCGTGGGTTCCAGTCGTGGCACCACTCCTTGCTGGCGTCGTAGCGATTAGTCTTTATCACTTTTTATATCTATAA
- a CDS encoding Lmo0850 family protein: protein MSKNIHTVEDNLNDIINKLQKQGVDVGKTKSRHDVWRSIVQRRSTLTVVPSNRK, encoded by the coding sequence ATGAGCAAAAATATCCACACAGTTGAAGATAACCTGAATGACATAATTAATAAATTGCAAAAACAGGGCGTAGATGTTGGAAAAACTAAGTCTCGTCATGATGTTTGGAGAAGTATAGTTCAAAGACGGAGCACATTAACAGTAGTACCATCTAACAGAAAATGA
- a CDS encoding PFL family protein, which translates to METAQVLETIRMIQEENLDIRTITMGISLLDCIDSDGEVARQKIYNKIVTKAAKLVEVGEQISAEYGIPIINKRISVTPIALIAGASGDTDYVAYAHTLDQAAKAVGVNFIGGFSALVEKGYNIGDERLIASIPQALAQTERVCSSVNVGTTRAGINMDAVKQMGEIIKETAELTGDNQGLCCAKLVVFANAVEDNPFMAGAFHGVGEADCVIHVGVSGPGVVKRALEQVKGESFDVVAETVKKTAFKITRMGQLVGVEASERLGVPFGIVDLSLAPTPAIGDSVAHVLEEMGLEVVGTHGTTAALALLNDAVKKGGVMACGHVGGLSGAFIPVSEDAGMIDAVVNGSLTLSKLEAMTAICSVGLDMIAIPGDTPAETIAAMIADEAAIGVINHKTTAVRLIPAPGTKVGDVVEFGGLLGYCPVMPINQYSSAEFIHRGGRIPAPIHSFKN; encoded by the coding sequence ATGGAGACAGCACAAGTCTTAGAAACAATTCGTATGATACAGGAAGAAAACCTTGATATTCGTACAATTACAATGGGGATTTCCCTTCTAGATTGTATTGATAGTGATGGTGAAGTAGCGCGTCAGAAAATCTATAATAAAATTGTGACGAAGGCTGCTAAATTGGTAGAAGTTGGTGAACAGATTAGTGCCGAATATGGTATCCCGATTATTAATAAACGTATATCTGTGACACCGATTGCTTTAATTGCAGGGGCATCAGGTGATACAGATTATGTTGCATATGCTCATACTTTGGATCAAGCAGCCAAGGCAGTTGGCGTTAACTTTATTGGTGGTTTTTCAGCTCTAGTTGAAAAAGGATACAATATTGGTGATGAACGTTTGATTGCCTCGATTCCTCAAGCATTAGCACAAACAGAACGTGTTTGTTCATCGGTTAATGTAGGGACAACAAGAGCGGGTATTAATATGGATGCCGTCAAACAAATGGGTGAAATTATTAAAGAGACGGCTGAATTGACTGGGGATAACCAAGGACTGTGTTGTGCAAAATTAGTTGTGTTTGCAAATGCAGTTGAAGATAACCCTTTTATGGCTGGTGCTTTTCATGGTGTAGGTGAAGCAGATTGTGTTATTCACGTTGGTGTTAGTGGTCCTGGTGTTGTTAAGCGAGCATTGGAGCAAGTTAAAGGTGAATCATTTGATGTGGTAGCTGAGACTGTGAAAAAAACAGCCTTTAAAATCACACGAATGGGACAACTCGTTGGTGTAGAAGCCTCTGAAAGACTGGGGGTACCATTTGGTATTGTTGACTTATCATTGGCACCAACGCCTGCAATCGGTGATTCGGTCGCTCATGTTTTAGAGGAAATGGGTTTAGAAGTTGTTGGAACACACGGAACAACAGCGGCACTGGCATTATTAAATGATGCTGTGAAAAAAGGTGGCGTTATGGCCTGTGGTCATGTGGGTGGTTTGAGCGGTGCATTTATTCCTGTTTCTGAAGATGCGGGGATGATTGATGCGGTCGTAAATGGTTCGTTGACGCTCTCTAAACTAGAGGCAATGACAGCTATTTGTTCTGTTGGACTTGATATGATTGCAATTCCTGGTGATACACCAGCTGAAACAATAGCAGCAATGATTGCAGATGAAGCGGCAATCGGTGTGATTAACCATAAAACAACAGCGGTACGTCTCATTCCTGCACCAGGAACAAAAGTAGGTGATGTTGTTGAGTTTGGTGGGCTACTTGGATATTGTCCAGTTATGCCAATTAATCAATACTCTTCAGCTGAATTTATTCACCGTGGCGGAAGAATTCCGGCACCAATCCACTCATTTAAAAATTAA
- a CDS encoding PaaI family thioesterase, whose product MTLMDQLQMKPLSVSKETIIYNMPVNAATTQSFGYLHGGATAALAETVASLGALQHIKENEIIFGLELNINHLKAVNIGSVTATALPIHIGRTSHVWDVRVVDESNNLIAVSRCTMAVKAKRP is encoded by the coding sequence ATGACTTTAATGGATCAATTACAAATGAAGCCCCTCTCAGTTTCCAAAGAAACAATCATTTACAACATGCCCGTTAATGCAGCAACAACGCAATCATTTGGTTACTTACACGGTGGTGCAACAGCTGCATTAGCTGAAACTGTTGCAAGCTTGGGTGCGTTACAACATATAAAAGAAAACGAAATTATTTTTGGCTTAGAGCTAAATATTAACCATTTAAAAGCTGTTAATATAGGTTCTGTTACAGCTACTGCTTTACCAATCCATATTGGCCGTACAAGCCATGTCTGGGATGTTCGAGTCGTTGATGAATCTAATAACTTAATCGCTGTGAGTCGCTGTACAATGGCTGTTAAAGCTAAACGACCTTAA
- the deoC gene encoding deoxyribose-phosphate aldolase produces MSVAKMIDHTLLKPDATQEEIEQLIKEAKQYDFASVCINASWVQLAAQQLKETEIDVCTVVGFPLGATTTAVKKYEAEEALENGANEIDMVMNIGALKSGNDELVQAEIETIAILVHRYNGLLKVILETSLLSDEQIERACQLAVAAGTDYVKTSTGFNGDGATVEAVSLMRRTVGEKVGVKASGGIRTKDDLQRMIVAGANRVGASSSIELIR; encoded by the coding sequence ATGTCAGTCGCTAAAATGATAGATCACACGTTATTAAAACCAGATGCAACACAGGAAGAAATTGAACAATTGATTAAAGAGGCAAAACAATACGATTTTGCATCAGTATGTATCAATGCTTCGTGGGTACAGTTGGCTGCTCAACAATTAAAAGAAACAGAGATAGATGTCTGTACGGTTGTCGGTTTTCCATTAGGAGCAACGACAACAGCAGTTAAAAAATATGAAGCTGAAGAAGCCTTAGAAAATGGCGCAAATGAAATCGATATGGTAATGAATATCGGAGCTTTAAAAAGTGGAAATGACGAATTAGTACAAGCAGAAATAGAAACAATCGCTATATTGGTACATCGTTATAATGGGTTGTTGAAGGTAATTCTTGAAACATCACTTTTGAGTGATGAGCAAATAGAACGTGCCTGTCAGTTAGCAGTCGCTGCTGGAACTGATTATGTTAAAACGTCAACAGGATTTAATGGGGACGGTGCAACAGTTGAAGCTGTTTCATTAATGAGACGTACAGTTGGTGAAAAAGTGGGTGTGAAAGCATCAGGAGGTATTCGTACCAAGGATGATTTGCAACGCATGATTGTTGCAGGTGCGAACCGCGTGGGTGCCAGCTCAAGTATCGAACTTATTCGTTAA